Proteins encoded together in one Polaribacter reichenbachii window:
- a CDS encoding TonB-dependent receptor, whose product MMKQLYIFVIFLCISSISFAQKVKIFDKETGKVVKNVNVFNAKNTVSLTTDNNGFTDISSIKENEIIYFSHISYAIFKIKKYKLRQQNFIINLTKESEELDEVVISSFKKEEKQKRIAEQIAVLSTKDIQKISPQTSADLLATIPGIKIQKSQFGGGSPVIRGMESNRVLLVVDGVRMNNAIYRKGHLQNSITLSPNLLDKTEVVFGPSSVMYGSDALGGVIHYYTKTPKLSEETKVNSQLFSRYSSVNQEVTTNVSAEVSFSNWASFTSVSYSDFGDLKAGTNRNYGFENWGKVFYYSENVNGNYAENPTLNSDSSRLKNTGYNQTDVLQKFFVPLSKNTDLKVNLQYSTSSDIQRFDRLMEITDATDVSSLKFAEWYYGPQNRLLISSQLLINPNKKWLESGSITTAYQNIKESRIQRKFGSLDRSYREERVNVFSVNGDFSVPIDVDKTRILSYGFEVAHNDLESNSYGKTLNIEKGEINGFSNDFKVQSRYADGGSNYLSSAVYLDYRQDVNSKSTLNSGIRFTNTHLKAKWIDETFLDLPTTTVSTNNSAVTATLGYAYKPNRNWQLNGVLSSGFRSPNIDDVARVREKSGNVTVPNFDVKPEYAYSSEIGIQKYFNKRKFRLGANIYYTLLDNYIQRDYVLNDDGSVKQVEFDGEFGNAVNNQNKGNAYILGYTVNYLGKISDVINTSGFITYTKGRTYDTEEPMSSIPPLFGQFELNYRKDKIALGAEFRFNSKKDIEDFNFTEGIDNHDLTPVVDVNATNDEDIYYGAPSWMIFGVNGSYDVNNNISVQARLDNIFDEHYIEFASGVSSPGRNLSVSFMANF is encoded by the coding sequence ATGATGAAGCAACTATATATTTTTGTTATTTTTTTATGTATTAGTAGTATTTCTTTTGCACAAAAAGTGAAGATTTTTGATAAAGAAACAGGTAAAGTTGTTAAAAACGTAAATGTTTTTAATGCAAAAAATACAGTAAGTTTAACCACAGATAATAATGGTTTTACAGATATTTCATCAATAAAAGAAAATGAAATTATCTATTTTTCTCACATATCTTATGCTATTTTTAAAATTAAAAAGTATAAATTAAGGCAGCAAAATTTTATTATAAATCTAACTAAAGAATCAGAGGAGTTAGACGAAGTTGTAATTTCATCCTTTAAAAAAGAAGAAAAACAAAAAAGAATAGCAGAACAAATTGCTGTGCTTTCTACCAAAGATATTCAAAAAATATCGCCTCAAACATCAGCAGATTTATTAGCGACAATTCCAGGTATCAAAATACAAAAATCTCAATTTGGTGGTGGTAGCCCTGTAATTCGTGGTATGGAGTCGAATCGTGTTTTATTGGTAGTAGATGGCGTTAGAATGAACAACGCAATTTACAGAAAAGGACATTTACAAAACTCAATTACATTATCACCAAATTTATTAGATAAAACTGAGGTTGTTTTTGGGCCCTCTTCAGTAATGTATGGTTCTGATGCTTTGGGTGGTGTTATTCATTATTACACAAAAACGCCAAAATTATCCGAAGAAACAAAAGTGAATAGTCAATTATTTTCTAGATATTCTTCTGTAAACCAAGAAGTAACTACCAATGTTTCTGCAGAGGTTAGCTTTAGTAATTGGGCATCGTTTACAAGTGTTTCTTATTCAGATTTTGGTGACTTAAAAGCAGGTACAAATAGAAATTATGGTTTCGAAAATTGGGGAAAAGTCTTTTATTATTCGGAAAACGTAAATGGTAATTATGCAGAAAACCCTACATTAAATTCAGATTCCAGTAGATTAAAAAATACGGGTTATAATCAAACAGATGTGTTGCAGAAATTCTTTGTTCCTTTGTCTAAAAATACCGATTTAAAAGTAAATTTACAATATTCTACATCATCAGATATTCAAAGATTTGATAGATTAATGGAGATAACAGATGCTACAGATGTATCTTCTTTAAAGTTTGCAGAATGGTATTATGGACCTCAAAATAGGTTGTTAATTTCATCTCAACTTTTAATAAATCCGAATAAAAAATGGTTAGAAAGCGGTTCAATTACAACTGCTTATCAAAATATTAAAGAAAGTAGAATCCAAAGAAAATTTGGAAGTTTAGATCGTTCTTATAGAGAAGAAAGGGTTAATGTTTTTAGTGTTAATGGAGATTTTTCTGTACCAATTGATGTTGATAAAACTAGAATTCTTTCTTATGGTTTTGAAGTTGCACACAATGATTTAGAATCTAATTCTTATGGAAAAACTTTAAATATCGAAAAAGGTGAAATCAACGGTTTTTCTAATGATTTTAAAGTGCAATCGCGTTATGCAGATGGTGGAAGTAATTACCTTAGTTCTGCTGTTTATTTAGACTACAGACAAGATGTAAATAGTAAATCTACCCTAAATTCGGGTATACGTTTTACAAACACACATTTAAAAGCAAAATGGATAGATGAAACTTTTTTAGACTTGCCAACAACTACTGTTAGCACTAATAATTCTGCAGTAACAGCTACTTTGGGTTACGCTTATAAACCGAATAGAAATTGGCAGCTAAATGGAGTTTTATCATCAGGTTTTCGTTCACCTAATATAGATGATGTCGCAAGAGTACGTGAAAAATCTGGTAATGTTACTGTACCTAATTTTGATGTTAAACCAGAATATGCTTACAGTTCTGAAATTGGTATTCAGAAATATTTTAATAAAAGAAAGTTTAGATTAGGCGCAAACATTTATTATACTTTATTAGATAATTATATTCAGAGAGATTATGTTTTGAATGATGATGGTAGTGTAAAACAAGTTGAATTTGATGGTGAGTTTGGTAATGCTGTGAACAATCAGAATAAAGGGAATGCCTATATTTTAGGATATACTGTTAATTATTTAGGTAAGATTTCTGATGTAATAAATACATCTGGTTTTATTACTTATACAAAAGGAAGAACTTACGATACTGAAGAACCAATGTCTTCAATTCCGCCTTTATTTGGTCAGTTTGAGTTGAATTACAGAAAAGATAAAATAGCTTTGGGTGCAGAGTTTCGATTTAATAGTAAAAAAGATATTGAAGATTTTAATTTTACAGAAGGCATAGATAATCACGATTTAACACCAGTTGTAGATGTAAATGCAACTAATGATGAAGATATTTATTATGGCGCACCAAGCTGGATGATTTTTGGTGTAAATGGCAGTTATGATGTAAATAATAATATTTCTGTACAAGCCAGATTAGATAATATTTTTGATGAGCATTATATAGAATTTGCTTCTGGAGTTTCATCACCAGGTAGAAATTTATCAGTTTCTTTTATGGCTAATTTTTAG
- a CDS encoding lysophospholipid acyltransferase family protein: MKYLKIPFLLIWRAWFYILMVITILLMLPFLLVLTAKEFYYPTFWKMIRIWSKVLIFGMGFRLKIQNDQVIESDKSYMFCPNHTSLMDPFVLVVLSKNPIVFVGKKEFVKIPIFGFFYKKVVIMVDRSDVKSRKKVFELAKKKLQNGVSMAIFPEGLVPTENIVLAPFKKGAFSLAIEFEIPIVPQVYFDCKRLFSWDFFKGGPGVFRIHQHKFIETKGLEKKDIESLKVQTFNLMYNDLINDKKFMKDTNRPNNEREFKSPI; the protein is encoded by the coding sequence ATGAAGTATTTAAAAATACCTTTTCTGTTAATTTGGCGAGCTTGGTTTTACATTTTAATGGTAATTACAATTTTATTGATGCTCCCTTTTTTGTTGGTTTTAACTGCAAAAGAATTTTATTATCCTACTTTTTGGAAAATGATTAGAATTTGGTCTAAAGTATTAATTTTCGGAATGGGTTTTCGTCTTAAAATACAAAATGATCAAGTTATTGAAAGCGATAAAAGTTATATGTTCTGCCCTAATCATACTTCGTTAATGGATCCTTTTGTATTAGTGGTTTTGAGTAAAAATCCTATTGTTTTTGTAGGAAAAAAAGAGTTTGTAAAGATACCGATTTTTGGTTTTTTTTATAAAAAAGTCGTTATTATGGTAGATAGAAGTGATGTAAAAAGTAGAAAAAAAGTATTTGAATTAGCTAAAAAGAAATTGCAAAACGGAGTAAGTATGGCAATTTTTCCTGAAGGATTAGTGCCAACAGAAAATATTGTACTAGCCCCTTTTAAAAAAGGTGCTTTTAGTTTGGCAATAGAATTTGAAATACCAATAGTACCACAAGTTTATTTCGATTGTAAGCGTCTTTTTTCTTGGGATTTTTTTAAAGGAGGTCCTGGCGTTTTTAGAATTCATCAACATAAATTTATTGAAACGAAAGGTTTAGAAAAAAAAGATATAGAAAGTTTAAAAGTGCAAACTTTTAATTTAATGTATAATGATTTGATAAACGATAAAAAGTTTATGAAAGATACAAATAGACCTAATAATGAGCGAGAGTTTAAATCACCAATATAG
- the trpS gene encoding tryptophan--tRNA ligase, with product MSRILTGVQSTGTPHLGNLLGAILPAIEMANNPENESFIFIADMHSLTQIKDGDLLRENTYSVAATWLACGLDINRTIFYRQSDIPQVTELTWYLSCFFPYQRLTLAHGFKDKADRLSDVNSGLFTYPMLMAADILLYDAEIVPVGKDQLQHLEMTRDVANRFNNIVGETLVAPEAKIQENTKLVPGTDGEKMSKSRNNIINIFLADKKLRKQIMGIKTDSKGLEEPKDPDTDNVFALYKLLASDEQIAEMRANYEGGNYGYGHAKQALYELIIDKFATIRERYNHFMENKNEIDDALTIGAEKATLVANDVLKRVREKIGY from the coding sequence ATGTCAAGAATTTTAACAGGTGTACAAAGTACAGGTACACCACATTTAGGGAATTTATTAGGTGCTATTTTACCTGCCATAGAAATGGCAAATAACCCAGAAAATGAATCTTTTATATTTATAGCAGATATGCATTCTTTAACTCAAATTAAAGATGGAGATTTATTAAGAGAAAACACTTACAGTGTTGCTGCTACTTGGCTGGCTTGTGGTTTAGATATTAACAGAACTATATTTTACAGACAAAGCGATATACCACAAGTAACAGAATTAACTTGGTATTTAAGCTGTTTTTTTCCTTATCAAAGGTTAACATTAGCACACGGTTTTAAAGACAAAGCTGATAGATTAAGTGATGTAAATTCAGGTTTATTCACCTACCCAATGTTAATGGCTGCTGATATTTTATTGTATGATGCAGAAATTGTACCTGTAGGTAAAGACCAATTACAACATTTAGAAATGACACGAGATGTTGCTAATAGGTTTAACAATATTGTAGGCGAAACTTTAGTGGCTCCTGAAGCTAAAATACAAGAAAACACAAAATTAGTACCTGGTACTGATGGTGAAAAAATGAGTAAATCTAGAAACAATATTATCAATATTTTCTTAGCAGATAAAAAACTAAGAAAACAAATAATGGGTATTAAAACAGATAGTAAGGGCTTAGAAGAACCAAAAGACCCAGATACTGATAATGTTTTTGCTTTGTATAAATTATTAGCTTCTGATGAACAAATTGCTGAAATGAGAGCAAACTACGAAGGTGGAAATTATGGTTATGGACACGCAAAACAAGCTTTATATGAGTTAATTATTGATAAATTTGCAACCATAAGAGAACGTTACAATCATTTTATGGAAAACAAAAACGAAATTGATGACGCTTTAACTATTGGTGCTGAAAAAGCAACTTTAGTAGCTAACGATGTTTTAAAAAGAGTAAGAGAAAAAATAGGTTATTAA
- the trhA gene encoding PAQR family membrane homeostasis protein TrhA codes for MSESLNHQYSTKEEKLNVISHGFGLVLSAISFPFLVIKSMSFDGFWKPSSFIIYGLSMIILYAASTFYHAAKNPKKRRRLNIFDHAAIYVLIAGSYSPFCLVGLDSELGWYMFLFVWLFALTGIILKLFFTGRFDKISTAMYLLMGWQVMFFIKPLMSSISAENFQYLVTGGVFYSVGAILYSIKKIPYNHAIFHFFVLLGSFSHFLGIYNL; via the coding sequence ATGAGCGAGAGTTTAAATCACCAATATAGTACTAAAGAAGAGAAATTAAATGTAATTTCTCATGGCTTTGGCTTGGTTTTAAGTGCAATTTCTTTTCCTTTTTTAGTAATAAAATCAATGAGTTTCGATGGTTTTTGGAAACCGAGTAGTTTTATTATTTATGGTTTAAGTATGATTATTTTGTATGCGGCTTCTACTTTTTATCACGCAGCAAAAAATCCGAAGAAAAGAAGACGATTAAATATTTTTGATCACGCAGCTATTTATGTTTTAATTGCTGGTAGTTATTCGCCTTTTTGTTTGGTGGGTTTAGATTCTGAATTAGGTTGGTATATGTTTCTGTTTGTTTGGCTTTTTGCATTAACTGGTATCATCTTAAAACTATTCTTTACAGGCAGATTCGATAAAATTTCTACAGCAATGTATTTGCTTATGGGATGGCAAGTAATGTTTTTTATTAAGCCATTAATGAGTAGTATTTCTGCAGAAAATTTTCAATATTTAGTTACAGGAGGTGTGTTTTATTCAGTAGGTGCAATTTTGTATTCCATTAAAAAAATACCATACAACCACGCAATTTTTCATTTTTTTGTGTTGTTAGGTAGTTTTAGTCATTTTTTAGGTATTTACAATTTATAG
- the recO gene encoding DNA repair protein RecO, which translates to MAVVTTKAIVLSSLKYGDTSLIVKCYTEEDGVKTYLIRGVLKPKKKGVKAAYFQPLTQLKIVANHNNKNTLNSIKDVQVINPYKTIHTDIIKQSVVFFLSEILTSSIQEEEQNKTLYSYLETAFIWFDVHDKVANFHLLFLLNLTGFLGFYPDMSQKEKIGFNILEGNFSNNIQDKNVIHKNDFYQFKKLLGINFDGIENVSYSKDERQLVLQMIIKYFKLHLGSFREPKSLQVLETVFS; encoded by the coding sequence ATGGCTGTTGTAACTACTAAAGCAATTGTGCTAAGTTCATTGAAATATGGTGATACTAGCTTAATTGTAAAATGTTATACAGAAGAAGATGGTGTAAAAACCTATTTAATTAGAGGTGTTCTTAAGCCAAAAAAGAAAGGTGTAAAAGCCGCTTACTTTCAGCCACTTACACAATTAAAAATTGTTGCTAATCATAATAACAAAAACACTCTAAATTCTATTAAAGATGTACAAGTAATAAATCCTTATAAAACAATACATACAGATATTATAAAGCAATCTGTTGTGTTTTTTTTATCTGAAATTTTAACTAGTTCTATACAAGAAGAAGAACAGAATAAAACATTGTATAGTTATTTAGAAACTGCTTTTATTTGGTTTGATGTGCATGATAAGGTTGCAAATTTTCATTTGTTATTTTTATTAAATTTAACTGGTTTTTTAGGATTTTACCCAGATATGTCTCAAAAAGAGAAGATTGGCTTTAATATTTTAGAAGGAAATTTTTCTAATAATATTCAAGATAAAAATGTGATTCATAAAAACGATTTTTATCAATTTAAAAAACTGTTAGGCATAAATTTTGATGGTATAGAAAACGTGTCTTACAGCAAAGATGAAAGACAATTGGTATTACAAATGATTATTAAGTATTTTAAATTACATTTGGGCAGTTTTAGAGAACCAAAATCTTTACAAGTTTTAGAAACCGTTTTTAGTTAA
- a CDS encoding two-component regulator propeller domain-containing protein, with protein sequence MKKKFFLFLFCINFVTFSQIDYSNSWEDFYSYNNVKDFVKADNIIYALVDNAVFTFDESTSEIEKFSSIQGLSGETTSSIYFNETFKRLVIGYQNGLVEVIDEDGTITISSDIINFNQSGEKSINHISEYGNTLYLSTPFAIVEYNIEKLEFGDTFFIGNSSTSLRVNETIIVDDRIYAATEDGIFIADANSDLLIDFNNWQQEYAGRDFLNITLFNNQIYASENNKLFQVDTNSLVEIRDFFEPIINLKSSNINLAVSLNKKAIVLNNSLNQIVEFTINQDFDFTLANTFFDNNNNVYLATKEFGILKSSISQNTTYEEIHPEGPLANDVFSIDVKNNNLWVVFGGYNSYYGSLFRKKGFSHYDGEKWINTQFDPNFPVTDLNYVTIDPFSDNKVFISSLGTTTNINSVSTGGLLVVENDNIKTFYNHLNSTIEDVEFNNPNNISIRITGTNVDNQGNLWVASISFNEELKKLSSSGVWSSYDLSSLKTIPEQLGLSEIVIDNSNTVWMGTRRNGVYAYNETGNRKRALIATENLGNLPDTDVLTVAVDKSGRVWLGTRSGMVVFRNASNVFDADILNAEPVIIEENGVGERLLGDQRINSIFVDGADNKWFGTDNGGVLYTNPSGQTTLANFSTENSPLPSNRILKIRVDDSTGKVYFATDKGIVAYNSNVAPFGDELAEVYAYPNPALKTHETITIDGRNGTHLPKGTNVKILDVSGYLVYETNVVEGQELQGGKVVWNKKNLAGKKVASGIYIVLLSNDDATETATAKIAIVN encoded by the coding sequence ATGAAGAAAAAATTTTTTCTATTTCTTTTTTGCATCAATTTTGTAACTTTTTCTCAGATTGATTATAGCAATTCTTGGGAGGATTTTTACTCTTACAATAATGTAAAGGATTTTGTAAAAGCTGATAATATTATTTATGCTTTAGTAGATAATGCAGTTTTTACTTTTGATGAAAGCACATCAGAAATTGAAAAATTTTCATCAATACAAGGCTTGTCTGGAGAAACAACTTCATCCATTTATTTTAACGAAACATTTAAGAGATTAGTAATAGGTTATCAAAATGGTTTGGTTGAAGTTATTGATGAAGATGGTACAATTACTATTTCATCAGACATTATAAATTTTAATCAATCAGGAGAAAAAAGTATCAATCATATTTCAGAATATGGTAACACTTTATATTTGTCAACTCCATTTGCAATTGTAGAGTATAATATTGAAAAATTAGAGTTTGGCGATACTTTTTTTATTGGAAATAGTTCAACATCTCTTAGGGTAAATGAAACAATTATTGTTGATGATAGAATATATGCAGCTACAGAAGATGGTATTTTTATAGCTGATGCAAATAGTGATTTATTAATTGATTTTAATAATTGGCAACAAGAATATGCAGGAAGAGATTTTTTAAATATTACTTTATTTAATAACCAAATTTATGCTTCTGAAAATAATAAATTATTTCAGGTAGACACAAATTCTTTAGTAGAAATAAGAGATTTTTTTGAACCTATTATCAACCTTAAATCGTCAAACATAAACCTTGCTGTTTCTTTAAACAAAAAAGCTATTGTTTTAAATAATTCGTTAAATCAAATTGTAGAATTCACAATAAATCAAGATTTTGATTTCACACTCGCAAATACTTTTTTTGATAATAATAATAATGTTTATTTAGCTACAAAAGAATTTGGAATTTTAAAGTCAAGTATAAGTCAAAATACAACTTATGAAGAAATTCACCCAGAAGGACCATTAGCAAATGATGTGTTTTCAATCGATGTAAAAAACAATAATCTTTGGGTAGTTTTTGGAGGGTATAACTCTTATTATGGCTCTTTATTTAGGAAAAAAGGATTTAGTCATTATGATGGAGAAAAATGGATTAACACCCAATTTGATCCAAACTTTCCTGTAACAGATTTAAACTACGTAACTATAGATCCGTTTTCAGATAATAAAGTTTTTATAAGTTCACTTGGAACTACTACAAATATTAATAGTGTTTCAACGGGAGGGTTGTTAGTTGTAGAAAATGATAATATTAAAACTTTTTACAATCATTTAAATAGCACAATAGAAGATGTAGAATTTAACAACCCAAATAATATTTCAATAAGAATAACAGGAACTAATGTCGATAATCAAGGAAATTTATGGGTGGCTAGTATTAGTTTTAATGAAGAGTTAAAAAAACTATCTTCTTCTGGTGTTTGGAGTAGTTACGATTTAAGTTCTTTAAAAACTATTCCAGAACAATTAGGTCTAAGTGAAATTGTAATAGATAACAGTAATACTGTTTGGATGGGAACAAGAAGAAATGGAGTTTACGCGTACAACGAAACTGGAAATAGAAAAAGAGCTTTAATTGCCACTGAAAATTTAGGGAATTTACCAGACACAGATGTGTTAACAGTTGCAGTTGATAAAAGCGGAAGAGTTTGGTTGGGCACAAGATCTGGAATGGTTGTTTTTAGAAATGCATCTAATGTTTTTGATGCAGATATTTTAAATGCAGAACCTGTAATTATTGAAGAAAATGGAGTTGGAGAACGTTTATTAGGAGACCAGAGGATAAATAGCATTTTTGTAGATGGTGCAGATAATAAATGGTTTGGTACAGATAATGGAGGAGTTTTATATACAAATCCTTCTGGACAAACTACGCTAGCAAACTTTAGCACAGAAAATTCACCTTTGCCATCAAACAGAATTTTAAAAATTAGAGTAGATGATAGTACAGGTAAAGTCTATTTTGCTACTGATAAAGGTATAGTAGCTTACAACAGTAATGTTGCCCCTTTTGGTGATGAATTAGCTGAGGTTTATGCGTATCCAAACCCTGCTTTAAAAACTCACGAAACTATAACAATAGATGGTAGAAATGGAACCCATTTACCAAAAGGAACAAATGTAAAAATATTAGATGTGTCAGGTTATTTAGTTTACGAAACCAATGTTGTAGAAGGTCAAGAATTACAAGGTGGTAAAGTAGTGTGGAACAAGAAAAATTTAGCTGGTAAAAAAGTAGCATCTGGCATTTATATTGTTTTATTATCTAATGATGATGCTACAGAAACAGCTACTGCAAAAATTGCAATTGTAAATTAA
- a CDS encoding acyl-CoA thioesterase: protein MNNSKELISLLSLKELEENKFLGESVTIGSAIVFGGQVLAQAVHSAYRTIPENRFLHSLHSYFLEPGDLTIPITYDVAEVRNGGSFSTRRVTASQNNKTIFILAASFHKKEEGFEHQVAMKTDIKQPEELLSWDDMIVQLGDFLPKSMKSFLSIERPIAFKPVVVPNPLAPKNRAPKEEVWFKLKGDIPEMDIQMKHQILTYISDYNVLNAAFNPNAKDYNFGNTMTASLDHSMWFFRDFDFNDWMLFSAESPNTYGARGLCKANIFTRDGKLVASLTQEGLLRPKK, encoded by the coding sequence ATGAATAACAGTAAAGAATTAATATCACTTTTATCTTTAAAAGAATTAGAAGAAAATAAATTTTTAGGAGAAAGTGTAACCATAGGAAGCGCAATAGTATTTGGTGGGCAAGTATTAGCACAAGCTGTGCATTCTGCTTACAGAACCATACCAGAAAACCGCTTTTTACATTCTTTGCATTCGTACTTTTTAGAACCAGGAGATTTAACGATTCCGATTACATATGATGTTGCTGAAGTTAGAAATGGTGGTAGTTTTTCTACAAGAAGAGTTACAGCAAGCCAAAATAATAAAACCATATTTATTTTAGCAGCTTCTTTTCATAAAAAAGAAGAAGGTTTTGAGCACCAAGTAGCAATGAAAACAGACATTAAACAACCAGAAGAGTTATTAAGTTGGGATGATATGATTGTTCAGTTAGGTGATTTCTTACCTAAAAGTATGAAATCTTTTTTAAGTATAGAAAGACCTATTGCTTTTAAACCTGTAGTTGTTCCTAATCCTTTAGCCCCCAAAAATAGAGCTCCGAAAGAAGAAGTTTGGTTTAAGTTAAAAGGTGATATTCCAGAAATGGACATCCAAATGAAACATCAAATTTTAACCTATATTTCTGATTACAATGTTTTAAATGCTGCTTTTAATCCGAATGCAAAAGATTATAATTTTGGTAATACGATGACTGCTAGTTTAGATCATTCTATGTGGTTTTTTAGAGATTTTGATTTTAATGATTGGATGCTTTTTTCTGCAGAATCGCCAAATACCTATGGCGCAAGAGGTTTGTGTAAAGCAAATATTTTTACAAGAGATGGTAAATTGGTAGCATCTTTAACACAAGAAGGTTTATTGAGACCTAAAAAGTAA
- a CDS encoding SdpI family protein has protein sequence MSPYIYVLTTNGLLFLLSVIFWKFPPKKINNFYGYRTFKAMQNQDIWDFANTNFNKSLLFYSGISFLGGLLLAQFSAKEISWEPMVLVMLSILVSIIKTERALSDNFTDEGKRKK, from the coding sequence ATGAGTCCTTATATATATGTGCTAACCACAAATGGTTTGTTGTTTTTATTGAGTGTTATTTTTTGGAAATTCCCACCAAAAAAAATCAATAATTTTTATGGTTATCGAACTTTTAAAGCAATGCAAAATCAAGATATTTGGGATTTTGCAAACACTAACTTTAATAAATCACTTCTTTTTTATTCAGGAATATCTTTTTTAGGTGGTTTGCTATTGGCTCAGTTTTCTGCTAAAGAAATTTCTTGGGAACCCATGGTTTTAGTAATGCTATCTATTTTAGTTTCTATTATAAAAACTGAACGTGCTTTAAGCGATAATTTTACTGATGAAGGGAAAAGGAAAAAATAA
- a CDS encoding CYTH domain-containing protein — MSLEIERKFLVVNDDFKSEAYQKKTIKQGYLNSDKNRTVRVRIADNKAFLTIKGKTNLSGTTRFEWEKEIDKKEAEELLLLCEPSIIDKTRFLVKSDHHTYEIDEFYGDNNGLIVAEIELNSENESFKKPNWLGKEVTGNVKYYNSSISKNPFKNW; from the coding sequence ATGAGTTTAGAAATAGAAAGAAAATTTTTGGTGGTAAATGATGATTTTAAATCGGAAGCCTATCAAAAAAAAACAATAAAACAAGGGTATTTAAATTCTGATAAAAACAGAACTGTTAGGGTTAGAATTGCTGATAACAAAGCATTTTTAACCATAAAAGGCAAAACCAATCTATCTGGAACTACACGTTTTGAGTGGGAAAAGGAAATTGATAAAAAAGAAGCTGAAGAGTTACTATTGTTATGCGAACCTTCTATTATTGATAAAACTCGTTTTTTAGTAAAAAGTGATCATCATACTTATGAAATTGATGAGTTTTATGGTGATAATAATGGTTTAATTGTTGCCGAAATTGAATTAAATTCAGAAAATGAGTCTTTTAAAAAACCAAATTGGTTAGGCAAAGAAGTTACAGGTAATGTAAAATATTACAATTCTAGTATCAGTAAAAATCCTTTTAAAAATTGGTAA
- a CDS encoding class I SAM-dependent methyltransferase translates to MRIITLDDFIDTYFKIIQRGSGFILSKFTFNNEKRTKSAFDNTSFISSYFWNIPKVLERWNILITGDKNKNYLDFLVEDFLKEKSDLKLLSLGSGICNREIELAENKTIFKEIVCVDIAENLLQIAAKNAKEKNITNIKFIQKNIDDFDFKENDFDIIFFKSSLHHFENIDLFLSKKIKHTLKPNGLLIINEFVGATRHQFSPIQINAINKAISSIPKKFRVRFKSKFYKNKYRGVGILRMIIADPSECIDSESIMPSIHKHYKTIVEKPYGGNLLMSALRDISHHFFELNEEKETILNQLFLLEDKYLETNASDFVFGIYENKKN, encoded by the coding sequence ATGAGAATTATTACATTAGATGACTTTATAGATACTTATTTTAAAATAATTCAAAGAGGAAGTGGTTTTATCTTATCTAAATTTACTTTTAACAACGAAAAAAGAACAAAAAGTGCTTTTGATAACACCTCTTTCATTTCTTCTTATTTTTGGAATATTCCAAAAGTTTTAGAACGTTGGAATATTTTAATTACTGGAGATAAAAACAAAAATTATTTAGATTTTTTAGTTGAAGATTTCTTAAAAGAAAAATCGGATTTAAAACTTCTTTCTTTAGGTTCTGGGATTTGTAATAGAGAAATAGAATTAGCAGAAAACAAGACTATTTTTAAAGAAATTGTCTGTGTAGATATCGCTGAAAATTTGCTGCAAATTGCTGCTAAAAATGCAAAAGAAAAAAATATTACCAACATAAAATTTATTCAAAAAAATATTGATGATTTTGATTTTAAAGAAAATGATTTTGATATTATTTTCTTTAAATCTTCATTACATCATTTTGAAAATATTGACCTCTTTTTATCAAAAAAAATAAAACATACTTTAAAACCCAATGGTTTATTAATAATTAATGAGTTTGTTGGTGCAACTAGACATCAATTTTCACCTATACAAATAAATGCTATAAACAAAGCTATATCTTCAATACCCAAAAAATTTAGAGTTAGATTTAAAAGTAAGTTTTATAAAAACAAATATAGAGGAGTTGGTATACTTAGAATGATTATTGCAGACCCTTCAGAATGTATAGATTCTGAAAGTATAATGCCTTCAATACATAAACACTACAAAACCATTGTAGAAAAACCTTACGGAGGTAACTTACTAATGAGTGCTTTAAGAGATATTTCTCATCATTTTTTTGAACTTAACGAAGAAAAAGAAACTATATTAAATCAGCTTTTTTTACTTGAAGACAAATATTTAGAAACAAATGCTTCTGATTTTGTTTTTGGAATTTATGAAAATAAAAAAAACTAG